The following nucleotide sequence is from Dehalococcoidia bacterium.
GGGCCGAAGGGCTCTGCCACCAGCGCGCGAGCGAGTGCCTGTCCTCGAGCCCCAGCTCCGAAAGCGCGCGAGTGATGTGCCACTTCACCCCGTCGACGGTCATGCCGACTTCAGCAGCGATCTGGCTGTTCGTCTTGCCCTGGACCACGCCGTCGAGGATGCGCGCCTGCACCTCGCTTGGCCGCCAGGGCCGGCTCTGCCATCGGTATCCTTCGCGCCTCATACAGCCATTATCACGGCCCCTAAACCAGTGTCACTACCCGGCGCTGAATACGCCTAGGCCGGCAGTGTTTGGATCCCGTAAGCAGCGAAGCGCGTATCGCGTGTGACCAGTGTCAGACCTTCCGCCGCCGCCTGGGCGACGAGCATTCGGTCGAAGGGGTCGTCATGGTGCCGATCCAGTGACCCGGCACTGTAGGCGTGTCCGATCGTTATAGGCAGCGCCTCGAAGCGGTGGCGGCGGAGCTGATCCTCGAGGTCGCTCGGCGCATCCAGCCTGCCGAGCTTCTGCTTGATCGCGATCTCCCAAACGCTTGCCGGGCTCACGAAGACCGAGGCTTCGGGGTTTGCGAGAGCTTCCCTGGCTGCATCGCTGAGCTTCGGGTCGTTTGTCAACCACCATAGAAGGACGTGAGTATCGAGCAGCAACCTCAATCTCTCTCGCCTCGGAAGGCAGCTGCGATCTCCTCAGGCAGCTCGTCAAAGTCGGGCGCGATCCACACCCGGCCCTCCCATCCACCGGGCTTGCGCGGCTGCTTCTGCTCCGCATGCGGCACGAGCTTCGCGACCGGCTTTCCGGCGCGCGCAATCACTATCTCCTCTCCCTGCTCCACGCGCTCGAGGAGTTTCGATAGATGCGTCTTGGCTTCGTGGACGTTCACCTTGGTGGTCATGCGCTTAGTCTAGCTTAGCTAAGTCAACCGCTCAAGCGCGCCGGCGCCCTACTCCCTAAGCCTCCGGGCCGCCGTCCGCCTCCTCCAGCAGGTGGATCGGCGGCAGGCCGAAGGGCCGGCCCCCGGTCGCCGCGGCGCGCCTCCGCCGTTCTGTCTGCTGG
It contains:
- a CDS encoding helix-turn-helix transcriptional regulator: MRREGYRWQSRPWRPSEVQARILDGVVQGKTNSQIAAEVGMTVDGVKWHITRALSELGLEDRHSLARWWQSPSARGARMSLDTGPGAHERGRLVALGPCAPAWGDKRALPDAWAPPGPKLLSMHMIPAGSGRDVAAGL
- a CDS encoding type II toxin-antitoxin system VapC family toxin, with protein sequence MRLLLDTHVLLWWLTNDPKLSDAAREALANPEASVFVSPASVWEIAIKQKLGRLDAPSDLEDQLRRHRFEALPITIGHAYSAGSLDRHHDDPFDRMLVAQAAAEGLTLVTRDTRFAAYGIQTLPA
- a CDS encoding type II toxin-antitoxin system Phd/YefM family antitoxin — translated: MTTKVNVHEAKTHLSKLLERVEQGEEIVIARAGKPVAKLVPHAEQKQPRKPGGWEGRVWIAPDFDELPEEIAAAFRGERD